The region TCACGACGGATTTTCGCTGCCATGGTTCGCTCCTTACAGTACTTCTGGTGCCAGAGAGATAATTTTCATGAACTTTTCAGTACGCAGTTCACGAGTTACCGGCCCAAAAATACGCGTACCGATAGGTTGCTCGCTGTTATTGTTCAGAATAACGCATGCATTACCATCGAAGCGAACGACAGAACCGTCAGGACGACGAACACCCTTCTTGGTGCGCACCACTACCGCCTTCAGCACATCGCCTTTCTTCACCTTACCGCGGGGAATTGCTTCCTTGATGGTAATTTTGATGATGTCGCCGACGCCTGCGTAGCGACGGTGCGAGCCACCTAGAACCTTGATACACATTACGCGACGTGCACCGGAGTTATCGGCCACATTCAGCATAGTCTGTTCTTGGATCATGTTAGTGCTCCGCTAATGTCAACTACTACTTTTCGAACCCTTGCGGGTCATTAATACCCCATAATCGAGGGCGCAGTATTATAACACCACTTCCTGACCATGGGTAGAAAAAATAAACGGCCCTTTACAGAGCCGTTTATTATCAAGAGAAGTGCGACACTGTATTACAGAATCGCTTTCTCTACAACGCGAACCAACGTCCAAGATTTAGTTTTGGACAGCGGACGGCATTCGCGGATTTCCACCACGTCGCCAATTCCACATTCGTTGTTCTCGTCGTGTACGTGCAGTTTGGTCGTACGCTTGATGAATTTCCCGTACAACGGGTGTTTCACAAAACGTTCGATAGCAACAACCATGGATTTCTCCATTTTGTCACTTACCACTCGACCTTGCAGAGTACGGATTTTATCGGTCATTACGCACCCGCCTTCTGAGTCAGTAAAGTCTTAACACGTGCAATATTGCGACGCACTTGTTTCACCAGGTGAGTCTGTTGCAACTGACCACTGGCCGCCTGCATGCGCAGGTTAAATTGCTCGCGCAGCAGCCCGAGCAGCTCGGTGTTCAGCTCTTCAACGCTCTTTTCACGCAGCTCATTTGCTTTCATTACATCACCGTCTTAGTTACAAAGGTGGTTTTGATCGGCAGTTTCGCTGCTGCCAGTTGGAATGCCTCACGGGCTAACTCTTCCGGCACACCGTCCATTTCGTACAGGACTTTACCTGGCTGAATCAAGGCAACCCAATATTCCACGTTACCTTTACCTTTACCCATACGTACTTCAAGCGGCTTTTCAGTAATCGGTTTGTCTGGGAATACACGGATCCAGATCTTACCTTGACGCTTAACAGCACGAGTCATAGCACGACGTGCAGCTTCGATTTGGCGAGCGGTCAGGCGACCACGACCAACAGCTTTCAGACCGAAAGTACCGAAGCTGACATCCGTGCCGGCAGCCAGACCGCGGTTGCGGCCTTTGTGCATCTTACGGAATTTTGTACGCTTTGGTTGTAACATCAGCGACTCTCCTTACTTGCGGCCTTTACGCTGCTGCTTTTTAGGTTGAGCAGCCGGTTTTTCCGGTTGTTCAACGGCAGCCATACCACCCAGGATCTCACCTTTGAAGATCCACACTTTCACACCGATGACACCGTAAGTGGTGTGCGCTTCGGAGGTGTTGTAGTCGATGTCAGCACGCAGCGTGTGCAGCGGAACGCGACCTTCGCGGTACCATTCGGTACGTGCGATTTCAGCGCCGCCCAGACGACCACTGACTTCAACTTTGATACCTTTAGCGCCCAGACGCATGGCGTTCTGAACAGCACGCTTCATCGCGCGGCGGAACATCACACGACGCTCCAGCTGAGAAGTGATGCTGTCGGCAACCAATTTTGCGTCCAGTTCAGGCTTACGAACTTCAGCGATGTTGATCTGCGCCGGTACGCCAGCGATATCCGCTACGCCCTTACGCAGTTTTTCAACGTCTTCACCTTTCTTGCCGATAACGATGCCTGGGCGAGCAGTGTGAATGGTCACACGAATGCTTTTAGCCGGACGCTCGATAACGATGCGAGAAACGGATGCCTTCTCCAGTTCCTTGTTCAGGTACTGGCGAACTTTAAAATCGCTGTCCAGGTTGTCAGCGAATTCTTTGGTATTTGCATACCAGGTAGAGTTCCAAGTTTTGACAATACCCAGGCGAATACCATTAGGATGTACTTTCTGACCCATTGCTAGTCTCCAGAGTCTCAGCGATCGGACACAACCACAGTAATGTGGCTGGTACGCTTCAGGATGCGATCCGCACGACCTTTAGCACGCGGCATAATGCGTTTCATGCTCGGGCCTTCGTCTACGAAGATTTTCGCAACTTTCAGATCGTCAATGTCAGCGCCATCGTTGTGCTCTGCATTAGCAATGGCAGACTCCAGTACTTTCTTGACCAGACCAGCAGCTTTCTTGTTGGTGTAGGTCAGAATATCCAGAGCTTGCGACACTTTCTTACCGCGAATCAGGTCAGCCACCAGGCGAACCTTCTGAGCAGAAGAACGAGCATGGCAATGTTTAGCGATAGTTTCCATCTCTTCCTCCTACCTTATTTCTTCTTGGCTTTTTTATCAGCCGCGTGACCGCGATAAGTACGAGTCGGTGCGAATTCACCCAGCTTGTGTCCGACCATCTCATCAGAGATGAATACCGGAACGTGCTGACGACCATTATGGACAGCGATGGTCAAACCGATCATGTTTGGAAAGATCGTTGAGCGACGGGACCAGGTGCGCAGGGGCTTCTTGTCACCGCTTTCCACCGCTTTCTCTACCTTCTTCAGCAAGTGCAGGTCAATAAATGGACCTTTCTTGAGAGAACGTGGCATGGTTTATCCTCTAAAATTATTTAGTACGGCGACGTACGATGAATTTATCAGTACGCTTGTTGCTGCGGGTCTTCTTACCTTTGGTCTGAACGCCCCACGGAGTAACCGGGTGCTTACCAAAGTTACGACCTTCACCACCACCGTGCGGGTGGTCAACCGGGTTCATCGCCGTACCGCGAACGGTCGGACGAATACCACGCCAGCGTGAAGCACCAGCTTTACCCAGAACGCGCAGCATGTGCTCGGCGTTGCCGACTTCGCCCAGCGTTGCGCGGCAGTCGGATTCGACTTTACGCATTTCGCCAGAACGCAGACGCAGGGTAACGTAAGCACCTTCACGGGCAACGATCTGAACGTAGGCACCGGCAGAGCGAGCCAGCTGGCCGCCTTTACCTGGTTTCATTTCTACGTTATGAACCGTTGAACCCACCGGGATGTTACGCATCGGCAGGGTGTTACCGGTTTTGATTGCAGCATCAACACCAGACTGAATCTGGTCACCTGCTTTCAGGCCTTTCGGCGCCAGGATATAACGGCGTTCGCCGTCTTTGTACAGAACCAGCGCGATATTCGCGGAACGGTTCGGATCGTACTCCAGACGCTCGACCACAGCTGGAATACCGTCTTTGTTGCGTTTGAAGTCAACAATACGGTACTGCTGTTTGTGACCACCACCGATGTGACGAGTGGTGATGCGGCCATTGTTGTTACGGCCACCGGTTTTGCTGTTTTTTTCCAGCAACGGGGCATACGGTTTGCCCTTGTGCAGCTCAGGGTTAACCACTTTAACAACGTGGCGACGACCCGGAGATGTCGGTTTACACTTAACAACTGCCATTGTTCTTACTCCTCCGACTTACTCTGCGCCGCCGATGAAGTCCAGATTCTGGCCTTCTTTCAGGGTGACGTAAGCTTTTTTCCAGTCGCTACGACGACCGATACGCTGTCCGTGACGTTTTACTTTCCCTTTAACAACCAGGGTGCGGACGTCATTGACTTCGACTTCAAACAGTTTCTGTACTGCAGCTTTGATTTCTGCTTTAGTCGCGTCTTTAGCAACTTTGAGCACGATGGTGTTATTTTTTTCCATCGCAGTAGACGCTTTTTCAGAAACGTGCGGCGCGCGCAATACTTTCAGCAGACGTTCTTCACGAATCATGCCAGCATCTCCTCAACTTGCTTAACAGCATCAGCAGTCATAACCACTTTGTCGAAGGCGATCAGGCTTACCGGATCGATGCCTGCCACGTCACGCACGTCAACCTTGAACAGGTTACGAGCGGCCAGGAACAGGTTCTCATCCAATTCACCAGTGATGATCAGCACGTCATCCAGCGCCAGTTCTTTCAGTTTCTGAGCCAGCAGCTTGGTTTTCGGTGCTTCAACAGAGAACTTCTCGACAACGATCAGACGTTCCTGACGTACCAGTTCGGACAGGATGCTTTTCAGCGCGCCGCGGTACATCTTTTTGTTTACTTTCTGGCTGTGATCCTGAGGTTTGGCCGCGAAGGTCACACCACCGGAACGCCAGATCGGGCTCTTGATAGAACCAGAACGCGCACGGCCGGTGCCTTTCTGACGCCACGGTTTTTTACCGGAACCAGTTACTTCGGCACGGGTCTTCTGAGCGCGAGTACCTTGACGG is a window of Dickeya solani IPO 2222 DNA encoding:
- the rplN gene encoding 50S ribosomal protein L14 — encoded protein: MIQEQTMLNVADNSGARRVMCIKVLGGSHRRYAGVGDIIKITIKEAIPRGKVKKGDVLKAVVVRTKKGVRRPDGSVVRFDGNACVILNNNSEQPIGTRIFGPVTRELRTEKFMKIISLAPEVL
- the rpsQ gene encoding 30S ribosomal protein S17, giving the protein MTDKIRTLQGRVVSDKMEKSMVVAIERFVKHPLYGKFIKRTTKLHVHDENNECGIGDVVEIRECRPLSKTKSWTLVRVVEKAIL
- the rpmC gene encoding 50S ribosomal protein L29, with the protein product MKANELREKSVEELNTELLGLLREQFNLRMQAASGQLQQTHLVKQVRRNIARVKTLLTQKAGA
- the rplP gene encoding 50S ribosomal protein L16, whose protein sequence is MLQPKRTKFRKMHKGRNRGLAAGTDVSFGTFGLKAVGRGRLTARQIEAARRAMTRAVKRQGKIWIRVFPDKPITEKPLEVRMGKGKGNVEYWVALIQPGKVLYEMDGVPEELAREAFQLAAAKLPIKTTFVTKTVM
- the rpsC gene encoding 30S ribosomal protein S3, with translation MGQKVHPNGIRLGIVKTWNSTWYANTKEFADNLDSDFKVRQYLNKELEKASVSRIVIERPAKSIRVTIHTARPGIVIGKKGEDVEKLRKGVADIAGVPAQINIAEVRKPELDAKLVADSITSQLERRVMFRRAMKRAVQNAMRLGAKGIKVEVSGRLGGAEIARTEWYREGRVPLHTLRADIDYNTSEAHTTYGVIGVKVWIFKGEILGGMAAVEQPEKPAAQPKKQQRKGRK
- the rplV gene encoding 50S ribosomal protein L22 produces the protein METIAKHCHARSSAQKVRLVADLIRGKKVSQALDILTYTNKKAAGLVKKVLESAIANAEHNDGADIDDLKVAKIFVDEGPSMKRIMPRAKGRADRILKRTSHITVVVSDR
- the rpsS gene encoding 30S ribosomal protein S19 codes for the protein MPRSLKKGPFIDLHLLKKVEKAVESGDKKPLRTWSRRSTIFPNMIGLTIAVHNGRQHVPVFISDEMVGHKLGEFAPTRTYRGHAADKKAKKK
- the rplB gene encoding 50S ribosomal protein L2, coding for MAVVKCKPTSPGRRHVVKVVNPELHKGKPYAPLLEKNSKTGGRNNNGRITTRHIGGGHKQQYRIVDFKRNKDGIPAVVERLEYDPNRSANIALVLYKDGERRYILAPKGLKAGDQIQSGVDAAIKTGNTLPMRNIPVGSTVHNVEMKPGKGGQLARSAGAYVQIVAREGAYVTLRLRSGEMRKVESDCRATLGEVGNAEHMLRVLGKAGASRWRGIRPTVRGTAMNPVDHPHGGGEGRNFGKHPVTPWGVQTKGKKTRSNKRTDKFIVRRRTK
- the rplW gene encoding 50S ribosomal protein L23; its protein translation is MIREERLLKVLRAPHVSEKASTAMEKNNTIVLKVAKDATKAEIKAAVQKLFEVEVNDVRTLVVKGKVKRHGQRIGRRSDWKKAYVTLKEGQNLDFIGGAE
- the rplD gene encoding 50S ribosomal protein L4, whose product is MELVLKDAQSALTVSETTFGRDFNEALVHQVVVAYAAGARQGTRAQKTRAEVTGSGKKPWRQKGTGRARSGSIKSPIWRSGGVTFAAKPQDHSQKVNKKMYRGALKSILSELVRQERLIVVEKFSVEAPKTKLLAQKLKELALDDVLIITGELDENLFLAARNLFKVDVRDVAGIDPVSLIAFDKVVMTADAVKQVEEMLA